The Theobroma cacao cultivar B97-61/B2 chromosome 2, Criollo_cocoa_genome_V2, whole genome shotgun sequence genome includes the window GACTTGCTCACGTACAAAGTGGTAATTGAGAGCAATGTGTTTCATTCGAGAGTGAAACACGGGATTGGCACAAAGATATGTGGCACCCAAGTTATCACACAGTAATTGGGGAGGACGAAAGAGAGAGACTTGAAGTTCGTGCAGAAGGTTACGAAGCCACATAATTTCTGTCGTCGTTGAAGCAATCGAACGATATTCAGCTTTGGTGGAGGAACGAGCAACGGTCCGTTGTTTCTTGGAGCACCAGGACACGGGATTAGAGCCAAGAAAGATGATAAAAGCAGAGGTGGATGTGAAGTCATCTCGATTGCCAGCCCAATCAACATCACAATAAGCAGTGAAGTGGTTCGAAGAAGAATGATTCAAGAATAAGCCATGAGAGATGGAGTGCTTTAAGTAGAACAAGAGCCTCTTAGTAGCCGACCAATGAGATTAGGTAGGCTTGTGCATGAATTGAGCGAGTTTGTTTACAGCATATGCAATGTCAGGCTGAGAGATGGACAAGTACTGCATACTTCCAATAAGCTTACGGTGTTGAGTAGCATCGGTGGTCGAGGTTCCATCTTTAAGAACAAGAGACGAAGATGAGCTAAGAGGTGTAGCCGACTTTTAACCCCAACCATATTAAATCGAGTGAGCAATTCTCGAATGTAATGATGTTGAGAGAGAAACAAGCCATGAGTTGTGGGAAGAACCTTGACACCAAGGAAATGATGAAGGTAACCAAGATCTTTGACTGAGAACTGACCAGAGAGAGTGTCAATGAATTTTCGAACAAGAACAGAGGAGCTGCCAGTAATAAAAagatcatcaacataaaccaAAAAATACATGATAGAGTCACCATGAGTATAAACAAATAAGGAGGTGTCACTGATGGCATTAGTGAATCCAAAAGAAAGAACGAAGCGTTTTAGTTCCTCGAACCAAGCGCGCGATGCTTGCTTGAGATCGTAGATTGATCGATGAAGTCGACACACATGCTTAGGATAAGTGGTGTCAACAAAACCAGGCGGTTGAGACATGAATACTTCCTCAGAGAGATGGCCATGAAGAAAAGCATTGTTGACGTCGAGTTGATGAATAGGCCAACCCTGCGATAGAGCTAGTGTAAGCATAACCCGGATGGTGTTTGGTTTGATGACAGGACTGAATGTCTCAAAATAGTCAATTCCAAGCCGCTGGTGAAAGCCTTTAGCTACAAGACGTGCCTTGTAACGAGCCACGCTACCATCAGGGTGATGTTTAACTCTATAAACCCATTTGCATCTGACGACATTCTGGTTACTCGTTCGGGGAACCAACTCCCAGGTTTTGTTCTGACATAGAACATTGATCTCTTCACACATAGCGTGATACCATTCACGACTTTAGAGGGCATGAAATATGTTGGTGGGTTCGAGAGATGGTGGAAGAGGATCAGTAGTGGCGACGAAGCTTATTTTTTAGGTTAGTTTGAAAACTTGGTTTTTGGAGCGAGTGATCATAAGATGGGTATTGTCTTGGTTGGGAGGCTTGtgaatggaagaaatgagattAGAGGGTAAGGAAGGTGCACAAGAAGGCTCACCTgcaagagaagaagaagttaCAATATCTTGATTGGATACTATCTAAGGTCTAATCAGCCTCAAAAATGCAGTTAGTGGGTATTGGGTTAGGGGAAACCACAAAGGAATTTGGGGAAGAGTGAGAAGTTGTCTTAGAAGACGATGATGGAGGTGAAGTTTGCGGAGAGTGTGCACTGCTAATGGTCCTGTGATTTTGTAATGAGGTAGAATCTGACTGGTCAGTGGCTAGAAAGTTTGTGGCAACAGACGATGGCAAGGAACTTGATATATTTGTGACAGGAGCATTGGAGTTGGCAAAAGAGTGAAGAGATGGAGAAAGAATAGACCAGATAGGTAGAGTGTGGGAAGTGACAGACGTATCTTTGGTTTGGGAGGGCAAGGATGGAAATTGGTCTTTAACAAACTGGACATGACTAGAGtaaaagaatttgtgagatgtAGGTTCATAACATGTATAGGCATTGTGAATATTAGAATAACCAAGAAATAAACATGGTTGAGATCGAGGTTCCAATTTGTGTTTGTTATATGGGCGAAGCCAGGGATAGCACAAACACCCAAAGGTGTGAAGTTTGGAATAATTTGGCACTTTGTGCAATAAGCATTCAAAAGGTGATTTGTTGTCGAAAATAGGTGTTGGCATTTGATTAATGAGGTAGACAACTGTATGAAAGGCGTATGTCCAAAGGGAGAGAGGCAAAGATGCATGATGCATAAGAGTGAGCCCAATTTCAATGATGTGACGATGACGACGTTCAACAAACACAATATGTTGGGGAGTGTGTGGAGGGGAGACAAGATGTTGGATACCATGGTTGGCAAAGATAGTGCGTAGCCCTTGATACTCGGTACCTCCATCGATGTATATGGTATTGATAGAAGTATTAAAAAACTTTTCAaccatgattttaaatttaggaAAGATAGTTTGCACATCGGATTTGTGAGACATGGTGAACAACCAAGAGTATTTGGTGAAGTGATCTAAAAAAGTATATAATAAGAGAAACCATCAATAGATCAGATTGGAGATGGTCCCCAAACATCGGTGTAGAGCACATATAAGGGATTTTGACTTTGCAAACTAGAAGTGCCAAACGAgagcttatgacttttattgcATTGACACGAGtcacaaaaggaaaaaaaggaagacCTAGATTGAATAGGTAATTTTTGAGATGATATAATGTGATTGAGGACTTTCAGAGATGGATGACCCATCAATCATGCCATTGACTAACCGTGGTAGCAACACCATAGCATGCTTGCTTTGTTTGAGGCTGATAGTCTTTTATAGTAGTTCACTCATAGACATTATTCTTGCTCACTCCTCTAACGAAAGGCGTCTTCGTGACTAAATCCTTCACACAAAAAAAGGTAGGGTCAAATTCAATAGAGGCATTATTTGTCTTACAAAATTGACAAATAGAGATAAGGTTTTGTTTCATAGTAGGCACACACAaaacatttgacaaattgaaaGAATGAGATGTAGATGGAAGTGTGGTATGCCCAGTATGTGTGATATGCAAACCTGAACAGTCTCCAATGATGATGTCATCAGGACCTTCATAAGGTTGATGATTAGAGAGATTGTTCACGTAGGAAGTAACATGATGAGAGGCCCCATATTAAGAAGCCATTTTGAGGATTTGCTAGTGTTGTGGTTGATGGTAGTCAGATTGACCTTATGAGGAACAGGAATACCTAGTAAGCGCTTAAAGATATGGCAATCTTTGGCAACATGGCCTTTTTTGTCGCAGTATTGGCAAAAGAAGTTTCGTTTGGAACCGTTGTTGTTACTTGTGTAGCCACCGCTTTGCTTAGGATTTCTATTTGATTGTTGGTCTGAATATTGGTTGAATTGAAAGTGTGAGTGTTGATCATTGGACCGATTGCTGTATCAGAATGAGAGGACTTGTTGCGATTAAACTGAGCAGTATTTGCAGTGAAACCATTTGTATGTTTAGCCACTTCTCTTGCAAGAAATGACTCATATTCAATGAGTTTATCATGAAGTTCCTCAAGACTAATTGGTGTGTCGTGAGCTCGAACAGCAACAGCTATTTCTTTGTATTCAGATCCCATTCCATTTAAAACATGAAGAATCAAGTTAGTGTTGGGAACAACGGATCCAGCAAGGGCTAGCTCATCAGATATTGAGtgaattttttcaatatattataaaactGTCATGGTTTCTTTTGGTGATGTTGGCTAAATAATCCGTGAAGCCCATGATGGGAGAGGTTGATGCACTTGCTAGTGCAGTAGAGAGACGATCCCAAATGTCTTTGGATGTTTTAGCAGAACTTATTATTGGAATGATATGCTCAGTGAGAGAGGTCATGATTCCTATTTTAAGGAGTTGATCTTGACGGTGCCAAAGAAGGTGGTTAGGATTTGGGACTATTTTACCATTAACAGTCTTTTCCTTAGGAGGACATGTATTTGTCCCATCTACAAAACCAAAAAGATTATATCCTAGAAGCAAGGCATCGAATTGGGATTTTCAAGAAGGGTAGTTGGTATGTGAAAGCTTTTTTGGTAGTAATGAGGCATTGATAGTTATCAAGCCGTCTAAGAGTGAAGAGTTTAGTGTTGGGACATGGTTTGTGAGGTTGGAGCTGGCTTctaacatgattttttttttttgttttgaaaaagaaaaaagtcaaGGGATAGGATTGAACAAGACTCGTTGAAGCTAGagaggctctgataccatatAAAGATTGAGTAAAGAATTGTTGAATCGGTTGTACATTTCAAAGGAATGATtacacatatttatataggGTGATAttatcaagaaaagaaaatgtcaATGTACAGTAATGAATGGTGATGAAAATATCAAGGAAGACTAATTGACTGTTGACTACAGCTAGCTTGATTTGCTTGATTTCTATCTGTTACTTACAGACTTTAGCAATAGTAAAAtgcaattttaatcaaattccATGGAACATTGTGTTTGGAACTACCTGTAGGTTTTTGTGGAAATGGAGGAATGCATTAGTGTTTAAAGGTAAAATGCTTGCTGCGGCTAGTCGATTGAATTTGATTATGAGTTTTGCCTCTATTATTCATAATGCCAACATGGTTAATTGGGGAAGCACTTCTTTTACTGCTATCAAACGTCAGGAAATTCATATAAGTGGGTCCCTTCCAAGTGATAACTAGATTGTGTTAAATTCAGATGGAGCTTATAGAATATCTTTGGGACAAGCCACTGCTGGTGGGGCCTTGCGTAATGCCTCAAATCGCTGGCTTGGTGGTTTTTCAATGCAATTAGGGGCTTGTACATCATACAGAGCTGAGTTGTGGGTAGTATATAAAGGTTTACTGCTTGCATGGGAGTTGGgttttaaaagaattattaTACAAGTAGACAGTTTGTTATTAGTTCGAGTAATTACTTCTTCTAATCACACCCATGTCGAAATTTTGATCTGATCAATACAATACGTAACTTAATGGAACAGGAATGAGAGGTTGTCACAAAGCATATCTATAGAGAAGGCAATCGCTTGGCTGATTTTATGGTGAACTTAGGTTTTTCGATTATAGGcatttattctatttttcatTCTCCTTTTACAAGATCAAGTGATTTTATGATGTATGACATGTTAGGGATTTGTCTCCTTCGGTTAATAAGAGAATAAAGAGTTTACTCtaaaaaaaagtacaaatgttaataaaacttttttattgatgaaaataggcacaaatttatttgttgtatttttaaatgatcattttaaatatttgtattgtaaatattaataaaatttattcaatgtgtaaataaaaaaatttaattatattaaatgaCCTTTTTTAAAAGGCTcttttaagaatttaaaatttttgacattGTAATTATGAGTGCTTTGAGCTTGCTTCATTTACccttgtttcaaaaaaaatctaaattatataaaaaacatattattaataaaagtccttcaatataattagaattattatttacaaatttagtaaattttattaaatttataataaaaatatttaaaataataattaaaattttaataaataaatatgtgtctattttcatcaataaaaaaGTCTCATCAACATTtgtacttatatatatatatattatagattAGTTGAGATGATAATATACATTTATTTCACATCGCTAACATTATTACTtgatgcatatcctaaaatttggaatgattttggaaaatatgaattatgaCATGATTTTGAAAGACATTGTCATAttgataatattattatttgtactttaaatataatatacttgaatggtatcttataaaaataaataaataacaaaatagaGATATATAAAACCTTAAATAAGCTGATATGGAAATCCACTTGTGTTTTGGGCCACAGAAGCCCAGCTATTGAGTAACCCAAAATGGAAACGGCAATTTCGTTTTTATTAGGAAAAGAGGGGCCTCATATATCTCGTGAATATCAATCACTGGCCTACAATCTCAGAAGCCTAATCAACAGTAAGGTTCGAATCGGTCCATGTTCTTTACTCTCTCCAATTTTtgcttcaaattttctttttttctctacgAAGAAAAAGTTGAGGCAATAGTAGTATAGCAGGGCACTGAGATCTGCTAGCCGCTGCTTCGAAAATGGAGTATCGCAAAATCAAAGATGAGGTATAACTTTCTTTATCGTTTCTCTTCACTCTAATCGTCGCAACTCTCTTCATTATCAGATTCGCACGCTAAATGAAATCCATCGTCACTTATatttttaagttgattttggTTAGGATTTCTGATTTAGGCAACGGCATTAGCGTCTTATTTGGCTTTAACTCGTTCTATACtctttaatttattcatttatttgatCCTGTGAATCTGATGGCTAGTTTCTTCTTaaattccttaaaattttgatgtaaTTGTCATTTGTTTATTATATACTGGAGCAAAGGACAGTGAATTATAGGTATTCAGATTAAGTGAATTTAGTTTAAGAATGTGATTAACTCTTTATTGtgtaaattgaagaaatactATCTACTTACGGAGCTGTAAAGCTGTTCACATTGATTGAAATTGTCTTTTTAAGGCTTTTGATCGGATCTTGTCATCTGTGTTTGAATGAATTGTGATTTGTAGGATAATGATGGAGGAACAGTAAGCGATGACATTGAGAATCTGCGAGGCAAAGGGTTTTCGGGTGGTAGGTTTTGGTTAAAGATTATATTTGAATGTCATGCAATTTCCATTGCACAATATAATCCTGGTTTTGTTTTCTCATTTCTGTTATAATTGCGGTTGATATGCAGCTTCTGTAAGTAATGTGCCTGTAAGGGAACAGTCCAAGTGGAAACGCAAGTAAGAAGCTTTTATAATCTGATTTTATAGTACAATTAgtttcaaataagaaaaaaataaacagaaaagatacattttcatgttttttttttgttcttttttttttctcttgagtaGGACAGTTGTTACACTTGCATTGACTTTTCTTACGAGTTCACAAGCAATACTTATTGTCTGGTCGAAGAGGGCTGGGAAGTACGAGTATAGTGTTACAACGGCAAACTTTTTGGTGAGTGGAATGGTTGTCCTGTGTTTGACTTGACATGATGCCCACTGGATTGACCTTCTATTTTTTGGGAAATAGGTGGAGACTTTGAAATGTGCATTATCACTTGCCGCCTTGGCAAGAATATGGAAAACTGAAGGTGTTACAGAAGATAACAGGTAAATTTTACTTGTGATCACTGAACTACATCCTTTTGTTAATAATGGAAATGAGTAACATGTTTTCTACTTCTATCTGTCATTGAACCAGGTTGAGGACAACCCTTGATGAAGTTATTGTTTATCCCATTCCTGCTGTACTTTATCTTGTAAAGAATTTGCTACAGGTGAATTCTgattgttttttgttttgtgagtaaatatttttgtcttattTTCAGAATGTAATTGTGTGtgcttttcaattttatgttgCAGTATTACATCTTTGCCTATGTTGATGCTCCTGGTTATCAGATACTGAAGAACCTGAATATTATCAGTACTGGTGTTTTGTATCGTATTATCCTTAAGAAAAAGTAAGCTCCTTAATCCATGCATGTTGGGTGTTTTCCAATTATTGGAACAATTTGCAAAAACCCATTGAAAAGAATTGATGGATGACGTCTGCTGACCATTCAGTATAGCATAGGATGGCAATGGAAATTCACAGTTATGCTAAgttttatgaaagaaaaatctaatATACATTCAAGTGGAAGATACACCAAAATAAACATGACTTTTCAACTTTTCTGATTTAACCTGTTTTGCTCTAATTGATATTCTGGTTTCAGATTAAGTGAGATTCAATGGGcagctttcattcttctctGTGCTGGCTGTACCACAGCGCAACTAAACTCTCGGTAAGAGTGATTAAACCATTTGAATTGTTCCATTGATTGGATGGGTCCACTGTTCATCTCTGAGCTTATGCTTGTTACTTTGATGGAAACTTATTAACCTTGGAGATTGTCTTGGTGCTGTTATACAATGTTTTAAGTGATGGATGTGTCTATTGTAATCTGTGATAGATGTTTGAAGACAGATAAGGATTGAAGAATTTCAACTTGTATGTTTTATATGGTTATAAGTAGAGAATTTGAAATGGAAATCAATATctcaattactagccatttatGGTCAGCGAGGATGGGGCATTCCTAGGGATGGATTCAAGAGTTTATGCTCAGTGGGGGCAAACTAAAAGATATACAGTATCGAATATATAAAAAGCATAAATACTAATTAAGACAAGTATCACAAagattgttttgttttctatgtAAAGATAACATTTTACaattattttctattgttttttATAGCTTGGTAGCATtgtaaaatcttttcattgtatatatatatatatataaccaaacaatcattcatattaaaattcCTTATTCAATTGTACAAATGGTTCTTCACAATGTTCGTAGTAGAAAAAGTTTTTTCAACCACTAATACCAAAACTAATTATACAAGGAAACCAATAGGTACACAGTATGTTTATTTATCTCAACATGTTTTATCGAGAGATCATTAATACTTTTTCAAGCTTTTAAACTCATCATGAGACCTCAAACAACAATTTAAgggtttttttattcttttttgtatGCACACACATAATATAATATACAAATCATGTAAGTACTTTTCTTGTGTTCATGTAATATTACATATTCATTGTttctactttttcttttttccaacTTCAAAATTGGTAATGTTTTCactaaatgaaaaatttttcaGTTATCTCCTTACATAtactaaattattttatcaataaaaaaaattctaaataatactaaacaaaTACTCTATTACAAattatcaacataatgtaaaATGAAAAGAGTAATTACTCACTTACATATGTTGAAGCTTTGGACGAAGGAAGTGGTCCATTTCCTTTATCTCGTTTGATTTTCTAAATCACTTgttcttctcttctcttttttggttctttcatttgttttattttaatagaTTGGGAAAGGAACGTGACGTGTGGGGgtaaaaaaacaattttaccttttaaataacttaacttttttgtttttattcaaAGCTCAATAGGTGGTTGGTCccatataaatgaaaaatccATTTTATAGTTcttgttttatgtttttgacTAATTATACTTAATTATTTTGCAAAGTAGTTGCTTTTTATTGCAATTatacctttttctttgatattTCAAAAGGTCtcatatatattttgtctCTTTCAACTTCAGTTGtgaaaaaatgtaaaagaacTAAAATTTTGTAACACTTTTATAGTGTACCTAAGGGGACCTAGGATCTCAGTTGGGGCAGCTGCCTCCCACTGCGCCAATGTAGATCCACCCTTGCATGCCATTTTCagtttgaaatatttaatatttatgtgAAATTTATTGTTTGGCTATGCCTTAGTAAATGGCATTATTTTTTGCAGTTCTGATCATGTACTTCAAACACCTCTGCAaggttggataatggccattgTAAGTTGACAATAGGTTTTTGAGGCCTTTAGTCCAATGAATGAGAAAAGTGAAATTGATTTATTGCTTCAGAGTCAAAATTTGTTATCATTGGGATCTTTATTTCCTTTGCAGGTAATGGCTCTTTTGAGTGGATTTGCAGGAGTGTACACTGAGGTGAACTTTTTGAGATACTTCTTGCACTTCTTTTTTATCTGCAACTTGTATTTAGAAGATTATTTTGTGTTCAGATGTTTAGTGAATGTTGCCTGATCTGATTCTGGTTGAATTTATTTGGTTTATGATTCTTCTCGAACAATGAGAATGTCTTGATTCAATTTAAAGCATACAGAGCTTCTGCTGAGTGCAACTAGCAAAGTTCTTGACTGTGTCAAAGAAATTCATGTTGGTAATTTACTTTTTCTGATGGCAGGCTATAATTAAGAAGCGTCCATCAAGGAATATAAATGTGCAGAACTTCTGGTTGTATATCTTTGGAATGGCCTTCAATGCTGGAGCAATACTAATCCAAGATTTTGATGCTGTTGTGGACAAGTAAATTGAGCTTTTTAACCTGTTGCTGGCACCTATTTTAGAAATAGTGTTATCAACTCTGTGCAtcatgtgtgtgtgtgtgtgtatgtgaCTCATTACTTGTAGATGCATCTATGTCttagaaaatgaagaatgcTCTGTTTAGCAGTTTAAGTAGAGTTCTATTTTAATAACTTCATAACTAGATagttcaattatttatatttggaAATTTGCTTTGTTTGTTCAGGGGTTTCTTCCATGGATACTCAGTAATTACCACTCTCATGATCCTTAACCATGCACTCAGGTATTTACACTCTCCTTTCTGGCTTGATCAAGTTTGCCAGCAGCTAGTTTGCTGACTCCATTTATTGTTTTGCAATAGGCATTGTATTAAAGAAgatcttgaaattttttcttatagttATGTGGAATTAAAGTTTGTTTGTTATTGGAGAATATTatgaaatgttgaaaaaaatgtcAGACATTTTATAACAGTCAGAATAGCATTTTTAAAGTGCAATGAGCTATACAACCACTATTCAAGGGCCACTTGGCCTTTGCTTCCTTACCTGCTCCCTTCAATAGTTTAAGAAATTGAATAACCCTTGATCTGAAGTTTGACAAACGTATTCTGCAGTTCAGTTGGCACTGCTGTAGCTGTACTACAGCCAGAACTAACAAGAATCTTTGATGTCTGCCTAAATATATCTTCTTTTTGCATTTAGAGCCTAGATCTGTGATGatcgtttttcttttcctggTGAAGTACTGTTTAAGAATGGACCTGTTAATTTGCCTGTTGTGCTTTCATGAAATATGCTTATGTATTTGTTCTATTTGCAGTGGCATTGCTGTATCAATGGTAATGAAATATGCTGACAATATTGTGAAGGTAAGACAGAAAATGCATTTTTACATGTAGTAAAACATTCATTGTCTGGTTTTACTTGCACCTCTCTGATTTGTTAGGATCTTGCAGATTAAGCATGTCATGGTTGTTTGTACATAGAAATGTTCATGCATTTACATGGACTTGATCAACAGTGAAGGAAATTGCTGGATCTTTCTCAAGATGATTGGATTACTTGTTTATTACATTATATGTAACTGCCAGTTTTCTTTATGCTGGAACCTGTTAATAAGGTGCCTTATCTAAAATGAGCGAGAGCTTCTTTTTCTGTCTCTGTTGATAATACTATTTACAGATCCCAAAAAAGTGGTTTGaggtttaataaaaatttaagaatctTAAATAGCTGAATATTGAAGCCTGCTCGGGAGAAATCAAAGCAAAGGATGAGTTTGTGGCTTCATAATGAGATACACTAAGCAtccaataaattatttatccacactgcaaattaaaaatatttatgaaaatgaatttttttagcaACAAAATTATCAGTCTATTTTGGGAAAGTAATAAAAGGGCTCAAACTGTTCAAGGAATGTGTCTATGATGCATAATGCATGGTACCCATTTTGagtcttttaattttagtttcaatGCTTACTTAGCTTCCCTATGTTGTGCAGGTGTATTCTACTTCGGTGGCAATGCTTCTCACAGCAGTTGTCTCTGTGTTTCTGTTTGGCTTTCAGCTTACCCTTGCTTTCTTCCTTGGTGCTACGTAAGTTATCTCTGGCCACATTTTAATATCCATACAGTTAATAGAGTCCCTTATGCTCTGCAAACTTCAATTGTGGCATGTGTCGTAATCCACAATGTCACCGCATGGTAGAAGGTCCTGCACATAGACCATGATTCTCACGCATGTAGGGAGTGAATCATTTCTTTCAGATCAAAATGCATAgcaattatatttatttcctCTAATTCTCTTGTTATTGCAGTGTTGTGTCAGTCTCGGTATACCTACACTCTGCAGGGAAGCTGCAAAGATAGTGACTTTCCTGTGCTGCGTTGCCCTGACATTGTAAAGTCTTGTGTACTgaggtttttgttttcaatttacaTTTGTTCCCCCTTTCCTCTATTATCATATaatcttttgattttatattttccaaTGTCAAAGAATTAAGTTAAGGTGAAATTAGTCGTACATAAGATATAACTATGTTTTACTTAGTTCAATATTGTTAAGCTGGGTAAGTTACCAGTTTCCAATTCTTTGTTTAACTTTTTTCAGTAGTTAAATACGTAGTTGAAGGGTTTAAGAAGAGATTAAAACTTGTATTTGTAAAATCACTGACATATTGAGTAATTTGAGCTGACAAATTTCTTTATGCTTCCTGTCTTTTGCAAAATGTGTATTATTGAGTTACCCAGTGGAAATCCAATGCTGATAATTGTGGTGTTCAAAGGAATGGGTGCTTGTGAGACCTTTAATTTGGAAGCCAAAGATATAAAGCAATCAATACCGGTCAGTCTCAGCACAAAAAGCATGGTGCCTGGCCATGTGTCCCAGAATATATAGAGCAGGGGAatcaaattaagcaaaaaaaaaaaaccgaaGCCTGCCATCTGTATATAAGGACTTTCTTAAGTTAATACACCGATTAGGAATATGCTCTTAAACACAATTAAGTTGTACGTTTTCTGTCTATAATCAGGAGTAGGTTCCTCGGCAGTTTATCATTGGTCAAGAAACAATTAGAAGAGGGCAGTATTCATGAAATTGCAACAactcattaattaaaaacCATGGGTGATTAGCATCTAAATATTTGGGTCAGTGGTGTTGGGCACatgatatttcttttttgcgaattttatttttaaaaataaaaaattttagaacaaGGGCAATCATCATGAACTTGTAAATACAGAAACTGGTATGATTGCCATCTTTGACACGTTAACATAAGC containing:
- the LOC18608376 gene encoding CMP-sialic acid transporter 4 gives rise to the protein MEYRKIKDEDNDGGTVSDDIENLRGKGFSGASVSNVPVREQSKWKRKTVVTLALTFLTSSQAILIVWSKRAGKYEYSVTTANFLVETLKCALSLAALARIWKTEGVTEDNRLRTTLDEVIVYPIPAVLYLVKNLLQYYIFAYVDAPGYQILKNLNIISTGVLYRIILKKKLSEIQWAAFILLCAGCTTAQLNSRSDHVLQTPLQGWIMAIVMALLSGFAGVYTEAIIKKRPSRNINVQNFWLYIFGMAFNAGAILIQDFDAVVDKGFFHGYSVITTLMILNHALSGIAVSMVMKYADNIVKVYSTSVAMLLTAVVSVFLFGFQLTLAFFLGATVVSVSVYLHSAGKLQR